One window from the genome of Candidatus Chlorohelix allophototropha encodes:
- a CDS encoding biotin transporter BioY produces MQVPNSKGNGLLVTRPTTFSDLIPTSGRLVWVREVSLIVGFSLLIALAAQVRFFIPPISEVPFVASNMIVVLAAAILGSKRGLAAVGLYLAEGALGLPFFAGGNSGFSAFSGVTAGYLFGFAVSAFVVGLLAEKGWDKRFATSFLAMLIGNLIILVMGGFWYSLTFGVELAFTRAILPFLLADTIKMILAAVILPSAWFLVKKR; encoded by the coding sequence ATGCAAGTTCCTAACAGCAAAGGGAATGGGTTACTTGTAACTCGCCCAACAACATTCTCAGATTTAATACCGACTTCAGGACGGCTCGTATGGGTCAGAGAAGTGAGCCTGATCGTAGGCTTCAGCCTGTTAATAGCCTTAGCAGCACAGGTGCGTTTCTTTATACCACCTATCAGCGAAGTGCCGTTTGTGGCTTCAAACATGATCGTAGTGCTGGCAGCGGCAATATTAGGAAGCAAACGTGGGCTTGCCGCAGTTGGATTATATCTGGCGGAAGGCGCGTTGGGTCTGCCATTTTTTGCCGGTGGTAATTCCGGATTTTCTGCCTTTAGCGGTGTTACAGCAGGTTACCTTTTCGGCTTCGCAGTTTCCGCATTTGTAGTAGGCTTGCTGGCTGAAAAAGGCTGGGATAAACGCTTTGCCACCTCTTTTCTGGCAATGCTGATAGGCAACCTGATAATTCTGGTGATGGGTGGATTTTGGTATTCCCTAACCTTTGGGGTTGAACTTGCCTTTACCCGTGCGATTTTACCGTTTTTACTGGCTGATACTATAAAAATGATACTGGCAGCAGTGATATTACCCTCAGCTTGGTTCCTTGTAAAAAAACGCTAA
- a CDS encoding ABC transporter permease has protein sequence MQTLILYFKYAWRSIWRGGQRTFFAILCIAVGVGSIVALQSTGYSIQDAVAGDARANSQADVLVISREGSFSSQNLAKIDALKPTIIEDYTTSVNSTGITVYKADGNKSNEFGSNYPSFVVDPAKYPFYGIVELQSPKGKHLKDVLTEPNQIVVNEKMDNSIGAKVGDTIKALSNDNKIQTLTVVGILTTKSLTPATDTGQAGFTGYGYITMDTAKGLFNPETLLAQSVFIKTSNVKNVDVKARDTINALSPSFNAQTSTERNDQLKQASKGISDLLSYVGLLSLLIGSVGVVNTMLVVVGRRSTEIATLKALGMEVGQTVQVFMIESAILGFIGSVVGVILGELLTTVINKVAANFINSELSYQFYLQPVILGLIVGIVTAVVFGLLPAYSASKIPPAQVLRQKTNALPRISIWATLFIIGVMTLVMGLLAGVILDGQLILGLIIAFATLVSCTILVLIFSGILWIVGKIPLPLGLNYKMARRNLSRGRAKSATTMLVMLVGIFAMALVFILASSLKETIQVSLAKSFGYNAQISSTDDAQSNAIKQALDNKKVPGLQKYLLDERAVLQLVSAGGLTTDQLIAEKIKRDQASGNNNNNGSFGSFELANLAGLPQTDLLSLGTVKSGGQAYQNDDQMIISESVSDSYKLKVGDQMVYQDVNGKQYTLTITGIFVNKSFIVIFPIATTLNRIQTMPNHATDFNLTIENGRVDEALKYVQSTFPGVSASDLSFISNIINSIIDNITAFPVLLAFLSLIAGAILIANNVALAVLERRTEMGVMKSIGADSVRVLSIINWETAIVGFLGGLFGLGLAIMAGAIGVAQLGTKDDPGVLSISPLIILGMLVLAVGLALAATIASAWGAAQEKPMVVLRYE, from the coding sequence ATGCAAACACTTATCCTTTATTTCAAGTATGCCTGGCGTTCAATTTGGCGCGGCGGGCAGAGAACTTTTTTTGCAATCTTGTGTATAGCAGTGGGTGTAGGTTCAATCGTTGCGTTGCAATCCACCGGCTATTCCATCCAAGATGCCGTAGCCGGAGATGCTAGAGCTAATTCTCAAGCTGATGTATTGGTCATTAGCCGAGAGGGTTCTTTCAGTAGTCAGAACCTAGCAAAAATTGATGCTCTGAAACCAACCATTATTGAAGATTACACAACATCGGTTAATAGCACAGGTATCACCGTCTACAAAGCCGATGGTAACAAAAGCAATGAATTTGGCAGCAATTACCCATCCTTCGTGGTTGACCCGGCTAAATATCCTTTCTACGGTATCGTAGAACTGCAAAGCCCAAAAGGTAAACATCTCAAAGATGTTTTAACCGAACCTAATCAAATAGTGGTCAACGAAAAAATGGATAATAGCATCGGTGCCAAAGTCGGTGACACTATTAAAGCCCTTTCCAATGATAACAAGATCCAAACTTTGACCGTCGTGGGAATTCTAACCACTAAAAGCCTTACTCCTGCCACAGACACCGGGCAAGCTGGTTTTACTGGCTACGGTTATATAACAATGGATACGGCTAAAGGTCTGTTTAATCCTGAAACCTTGCTGGCACAAAGCGTCTTCATCAAAACTTCTAATGTTAAAAATGTCGATGTCAAAGCCAGAGATACAATTAACGCATTATCTCCTAGTTTCAACGCTCAAACCAGCACCGAACGTAACGACCAACTCAAACAAGCCAGTAAAGGTATCAGCGATTTGTTGAGTTACGTTGGGCTACTTTCCTTGCTAATTGGGAGCGTAGGGGTAGTAAACACCATGCTAGTAGTCGTAGGGCGACGTAGCACCGAAATCGCCACTCTCAAAGCATTAGGAATGGAAGTTGGGCAGACTGTTCAAGTATTCATGATCGAGTCGGCTATTTTAGGATTTATTGGGAGTGTGGTAGGCGTTATTCTTGGTGAATTACTGACCACAGTGATTAATAAAGTAGCGGCAAACTTTATTAACAGCGAGCTATCCTACCAATTCTACTTGCAGCCTGTAATACTTGGTCTAATAGTCGGGATTGTTACGGCAGTGGTTTTTGGTTTGCTACCGGCTTACTCCGCCAGTAAAATTCCTCCGGCACAGGTATTGCGCCAAAAAACCAACGCACTGCCGCGTATTTCGATTTGGGCAACCTTGTTCATTATCGGAGTGATGACCCTTGTAATGGGCTTGTTGGCAGGAGTCATTCTCGATGGGCAACTAATTCTTGGCTTGATTATTGCCTTCGCTACACTGGTAAGTTGCACTATTCTAGTGCTGATATTTAGCGGCATCTTGTGGATAGTGGGCAAAATCCCGTTACCACTTGGCTTGAATTACAAGATGGCTCGCCGTAACCTGAGTCGGGGACGTGCCAAGAGCGCTACGACCATGTTGGTAATGCTGGTGGGTATCTTTGCAATGGCACTGGTGTTTATCTTGGCAAGCAGCCTCAAAGAAACAATTCAAGTTTCTCTAGCAAAAAGTTTTGGCTACAATGCCCAAATATCTAGCACGGATGATGCGCAATCTAATGCTATTAAACAGGCTTTGGACAATAAAAAAGTACCGGGGCTACAAAAATACCTGCTAGACGAAAGGGCTGTTTTGCAATTAGTCAGTGCGGGTGGGCTTACTACCGACCAGCTAATCGCCGAAAAAATCAAGCGTGACCAAGCCAGCGGTAACAACAACAATAATGGGAGCTTTGGCAGTTTTGAATTAGCCAACCTAGCCGGTTTGCCGCAAACTGACTTACTCTCGCTTGGCACAGTCAAAAGTGGCGGGCAAGCTTATCAAAATGATGACCAGATGATTATCAGCGAAAGTGTAAGTGATAGCTACAAACTTAAAGTTGGGGATCAAATGGTTTATCAAGATGTCAATGGTAAGCAGTATACGCTGACCATTACGGGCATTTTCGTCAACAAAAGTTTCATTGTCATTTTCCCGATTGCAACGACCCTAAACCGAATTCAAACTATGCCTAACCACGCTACCGATTTCAATCTAACTATCGAAAATGGTCGAGTGGATGAAGCCCTTAAATATGTACAAAGCACTTTCCCAGGGGTCAGTGCAAGTGATTTGTCGTTTATCAGCAATATTATTAACAGCATCATTGATAATATTACGGCTTTCCCAGTGCTATTGGCATTTTTAAGCTTGATTGCGGGAGCAATTTTAATTGCGAACAACGTGGCGCTGGCAGTGTTAGAGCGGCGCACCGAGATGGGCGTAATGAAAAGCATTGGAGCCGACAGTGTACGGGTGTTGTCTATTATTAACTGGGAAACGGCAATTGTTGGCTTTTTGGGTGGTCTATTTGGCTTAGGATTAGCTATTATGGCAGGCGCAATCGGAGTTGCCCAACTCGGCACCAAGGACGACCCAGGCGTGTTATCAATCTCACCGTTAATTATACTTGGTATGTTGGTATTGGCAGTAGGATTGGCGCTGGCGGCAACAATTGCATCAGCCTGGGGTGCTGCGCAGGAAAAACCAATGGTAGTGTTGCGCTACGAATAA
- a CDS encoding ABC transporter ATP-binding protein, which translates to MSNLELNKQVAQMPVNGLGATIVDCRNITKTVRMSRDQNLTILHEANFQVKQGEMVAIVGASGSGKTTMLGIIGGLDVPTSGEVFIAGQNISKLKEKQLARVRNRTIGFVFQFFNLVPTLTALENVMLPVQFDKKAQFKPEERARELLGLVGLSNRLNNKPTQLSGGEQQRVAIARALANQPALLLGDEPTGNLDSQRGHEILDLLSDLRARLGLTVCIVTHDQYIAARCDRQVHMKDGMLIN; encoded by the coding sequence ATGAGTAATTTAGAGTTAAACAAGCAGGTGGCGCAAATGCCGGTTAATGGTTTAGGTGCCACCATCGTAGATTGCCGCAACATTACTAAAACAGTGCGCATGAGCCGCGACCAGAATCTTACCATTCTGCATGAAGCAAACTTTCAGGTAAAGCAGGGCGAAATGGTGGCAATCGTCGGCGCGAGCGGTTCTGGTAAAACCACTATGCTTGGTATTATAGGCGGGTTAGATGTGCCAACATCCGGCGAGGTTTTTATTGCGGGACAGAATATCAGCAAGCTCAAAGAAAAACAACTGGCTAGAGTGCGAAACCGTACCATAGGTTTCGTTTTCCAGTTCTTCAACCTTGTACCGACATTAACCGCGTTGGAAAATGTTATGCTTCCGGTTCAATTTGATAAGAAGGCTCAATTTAAGCCGGAAGAACGCGCCCGTGAGTTGTTAGGTTTGGTGGGGTTAAGCAATCGCCTGAATAATAAGCCCACCCAATTATCCGGCGGTGAACAACAGCGTGTTGCTATTGCCAGAGCATTGGCTAATCAACCGGCATTGTTGTTGGGCGATGAACCAACCGGGAACTTGGACAGTCAACGCGGTCACGAAATTCTTGATTTGTTAAGCGATTTACGCGCTCGACTCGGTTTAACCGTATGTATTGTTACACACGACCAATATATTGCAGCAAGGTGCGACCGTCAGGTACATATGAAAGACGGGATGCTAATAAATTAG
- a CDS encoding xanthine dehydrogenase family protein molybdopterin-binding subunit, translated as MTINSMIGARVKRKEDLRLITGRATYVDDVKLANMLYASFVRSPYAHGRVTGLDFLNQFPDCQIFRWDDFKDTIKFNPVYRRLPNRPYLSDGVVRMAGEMVALVVAPTAAAAEDQANDILVDLEQLPVIVNPEEALKTDAPLVYSTLQSNLAKVSEKGDRAAIAAIIDACPIIVEERIYNQRLAAISLETRGIVADYNRGNGQLTVWLSNQAPHLSRSVFAAALNLPEHRVRVIAPEVGGGFGAKITVYPEEIIVAAAAVKLGRSIKWVENRTENLIATYHGRNQIDYVRIGATEEGIIKGLELRLVADIGAYANDESLLIPSLTALMASGCYAIKNIYTRIEYVYTNTTPMTAYRGAGRPEASYLVERMMDALAARLQLDPPEVRRRNFIKPNQFPYKSPTSATYDSGDYLNTMEVALQSFGYEEMRSMQAQRRAEAGGKLPHKLMGIGMGSYVERGSMGFENSVIRVHPDGSVMVFTGTSPHGQGGETTMAQIVADTLGISMERIEVSHGDTKETPYGQGTYGSRSVAVGGSAVRLASLSVRDKMVKLAAHMLEASENDIEVLEGSFSVKGVPGSSRTFVEIARTAYQPDRLPADMEMGLESSRYFNAPDLTFPFGTHICALEINTETGEVEFIKYVSVDDCGNVINPMIVDGQIHGGLAQGISQALYEEVVYDEDGQLLSGSLMDYTFPTATELPPYTLNRTFTPSPLNPLGSKGIGESGATGSPPAVVNAVLDALRPYGVTNLDMPLRHEKLWKIISELS; from the coding sequence ATGACAATTAACTCGATGATCGGCGCGAGAGTCAAGCGCAAAGAAGATTTGCGTCTGATTACCGGACGTGCTACTTACGTTGACGATGTCAAACTAGCTAATATGCTGTATGCCAGCTTTGTCAGAAGTCCTTACGCACATGGGCGCGTAACGGGCTTGGATTTTCTCAATCAGTTTCCCGATTGCCAGATTTTCCGTTGGGACGACTTTAAAGATACTATCAAGTTCAACCCGGTGTATCGCCGCTTACCCAATCGCCCTTATCTTTCGGATGGCGTGGTGCGTATGGCTGGCGAAATGGTGGCGTTGGTAGTGGCTCCTACTGCTGCTGCGGCAGAAGATCAGGCTAATGACATACTGGTGGATTTGGAACAACTGCCTGTAATAGTGAATCCAGAAGAAGCCTTGAAAACCGATGCGCCTCTTGTATATAGCACCTTGCAATCTAATTTGGCTAAAGTATCCGAGAAGGGCGATCGCGCGGCGATTGCTGCCATTATCGACGCTTGCCCGATAATAGTCGAAGAGCGGATTTATAACCAACGCTTAGCTGCCATTTCGCTTGAAACCAGAGGAATAGTAGCAGATTACAACCGCGGTAACGGGCAACTTACCGTCTGGCTTTCCAATCAAGCCCCCCACCTCTCTCGCAGTGTATTCGCCGCTGCTTTGAATCTGCCTGAACATCGAGTGCGAGTAATTGCACCGGAAGTCGGCGGTGGGTTTGGCGCTAAAATTACAGTGTATCCTGAAGAAATAATCGTGGCGGCAGCGGCTGTGAAACTGGGGCGCTCTATTAAATGGGTAGAAAATCGCACCGAAAACCTGATAGCTACCTATCATGGGCGCAACCAGATTGACTATGTGCGTATCGGCGCAACTGAAGAAGGCATCATAAAAGGGCTGGAATTGCGCTTGGTGGCGGATATCGGCGCATATGCAAACGACGAGTCTTTGCTGATACCATCCTTAACCGCACTTATGGCATCGGGTTGTTATGCCATCAAAAATATTTATACCCGTATCGAATATGTTTATACCAATACTACTCCTATGACTGCCTATCGTGGCGCAGGAAGACCGGAAGCCAGTTATTTGGTTGAGCGGATGATGGATGCGCTGGCAGCCCGGTTGCAACTTGACCCACCCGAAGTGAGGCGGCGCAATTTCATCAAGCCAAACCAATTCCCTTATAAATCCCCTACTAGCGCAACATACGATAGTGGCGATTATCTAAATACAATGGAGGTTGCCCTTCAGTCGTTCGGCTACGAGGAAATGCGGAGTATGCAGGCGCAGCGACGGGCTGAAGCAGGCGGCAAACTACCTCATAAACTTATGGGTATCGGAATGGGTAGCTATGTGGAACGCGGCTCAATGGGCTTTGAAAACTCGGTTATTCGCGTTCATCCTGATGGCAGCGTGATGGTGTTTACCGGTACATCCCCACACGGGCAGGGCGGTGAAACCACGATGGCGCAGATAGTAGCCGATACACTAGGGATCAGCATGGAGCGGATTGAGGTTTCACATGGTGATACCAAAGAAACCCCCTACGGGCAGGGTACTTATGGTAGCCGCAGTGTCGCGGTAGGCGGTTCTGCCGTAAGACTGGCATCTCTATCGGTGCGCGATAAGATGGTCAAATTGGCAGCGCACATGCTGGAAGCTTCCGAAAATGATATTGAGGTATTAGAGGGTTCATTCAGCGTAAAAGGTGTACCCGGCAGTTCCCGTACTTTTGTAGAAATAGCCCGTACTGCTTACCAACCTGATCGCCTTCCTGCCGATATGGAGATGGGGTTGGAGTCAAGCCGTTATTTCAATGCGCCCGATCTGACTTTTCCTTTTGGCACACACATTTGCGCGTTAGAGATCAATACCGAAACAGGCGAAGTCGAATTTATTAAATATGTTTCGGTTGATGATTGCGGTAATGTCATCAACCCCATGATCGTAGACGGGCAGATTCATGGTGGCTTGGCGCAAGGCATTTCACAGGCGCTTTACGAAGAAGTGGTATATGATGAGGATGGACAGCTTTTGAGCGGTAGCCTCATGGATTATACTTTCCCCACCGCTACCGAGTTACCTCCCTACACACTGAACCGCACCTTTACCCCAAGCCCGCTTAATCCGTTGGGTTCAAAGGGTATTGGCGAATCTGGCGCAACTGGGTCGCCTCCGGCAGTCGTAAATGCAGTGTTGGACGCACTTCGCCCCTATGGTGTCACAAATCTGGATATGCCACTTCGCCATGAAAAGCTGTGGAAGATAATATCTGAGCTTAGTTAA
- a CDS encoding Gfo/Idh/MocA family protein: MNIGKPHGWGFIGASDIARNAMIPAIRAQPHNFVKAVMSSNLERAKQYASETDIPVAYDSVAALLADPDIDIVYISTTNELHHSQTLAAAKAGKHVLCEKPLTMSIEAATEMVKACRDAGVVMGTNHHLRNAGAHRTMRRMIAEGKIGQPLAARVFHAVYLPPRLQGWRLHKPEAGGGVILDITVHDTDTLRFVLNDDVESVTAFSSQQGLASGAVEDTVMGVMRFRSGLLAQFHDAFTIKHAGTGFQVHGTEASLFAAGVMKPNPPGKVFLQHEDKMEEVDTGEHEDVYVVGVRNFVQAVEGHGSPSATGEDGLHSLAVALAARESARMGASVRVRYQ; encoded by the coding sequence ATGAATATTGGTAAACCACACGGTTGGGGCTTTATTGGCGCGAGCGATATTGCCCGCAACGCTATGATTCCGGCTATTCGGGCACAACCCCACAATTTTGTAAAAGCTGTTATGAGTAGCAATCTAGAGCGCGCAAAACAATACGCTTCGGAAACAGATATTCCAGTTGCTTACGACTCGGTGGCGGCGCTTCTCGCTGACCCCGATATAGATATTGTTTATATCAGTACTACTAACGAATTGCATCACTCCCAAACTCTTGCTGCCGCCAAAGCCGGTAAGCATGTTTTATGCGAAAAACCTCTTACCATGTCAATTGAAGCTGCTACCGAAATGGTAAAGGCTTGTCGGGATGCGGGAGTCGTAATGGGCACTAACCATCATTTGCGCAACGCGGGGGCACATCGCACTATGCGTCGAATGATAGCAGAAGGCAAAATCGGGCAACCGCTAGCAGCACGAGTTTTTCATGCGGTCTATCTTCCACCACGTTTGCAGGGTTGGCGCTTACATAAGCCTGAAGCGGGGGGAGGCGTAATTCTGGATATTACCGTGCATGACACCGACACATTGCGTTTCGTTTTAAATGACGATGTAGAATCTGTAACCGCTTTTTCTTCACAACAGGGTCTGGCGAGCGGTGCAGTTGAAGATACGGTGATGGGTGTTATGCGTTTCCGTAGCGGGCTACTGGCTCAATTCCACGATGCTTTTACCATTAAACATGCCGGAACGGGCTTTCAGGTTCATGGCACGGAGGCTTCATTATTTGCAGCAGGCGTAATGAAACCCAACCCACCGGGAAAAGTCTTTTTGCAGCACGAAGATAAAATGGAAGAAGTTGATACCGGTGAACATGAAGATGTTTATGTTGTAGGTGTGCGAAACTTTGTGCAAGCAGTAGAAGGGCATGGCAGCCCCTCTGCTACGGGTGAGGATGGTTTACATTCGCTGGCGGTGGCGTTAGCTGCCAGAGAATCGGCTCGAATGGGTGCTAGTGTCAGAGTGCGCTACCAATAG
- a CDS encoding response regulator has protein sequence MMTKILIVDDEQNIAETLKYNLLREGYEVTLSGDGRQALEIARHENPDLIILDLMLPGMNGLDVCRNIRQTSAVPILMLTAKEEELDKILGLELGADDYMTKPFNLRELVARVRAMLRRMEMLESIATQRTAEREALTPPPSPNNPVQPVDSAPQEVLIIGELQINTKQHTMFMGEKLITLKPKEFDLLEFLARHRGQVLTRETLLERVWNYDYSGGTRTVDVHIRWIREKIEIDPSKPRYIHTVFGVGYKFDPETNNSFGENAGAKSS, from the coding sequence ATTATGACAAAAATACTTATAGTCGATGACGAGCAAAATATTGCGGAAACCTTGAAATACAACCTTTTGAGAGAAGGTTATGAAGTAACTTTGAGTGGAGATGGAAGGCAAGCGCTAGAAATTGCACGCCACGAAAATCCCGACCTGATTATTCTTGACCTTATGCTACCGGGCATGAATGGTTTGGATGTATGTCGGAATATTCGACAAACTTCAGCAGTTCCTATCCTGATGCTAACCGCCAAAGAAGAGGAATTAGACAAAATTTTAGGGCTGGAATTGGGGGCGGACGATTATATGACCAAGCCCTTTAACTTGCGTGAGCTTGTTGCGCGTGTCAGAGCGATGTTACGACGCATGGAGATGCTCGAAAGTATCGCCACACAACGTACCGCCGAACGTGAAGCCTTAACTCCGCCCCCTTCTCCTAACAATCCAGTTCAACCAGTCGACTCCGCTCCACAGGAGGTACTTATCATAGGCGAACTCCAAATTAACACCAAGCAACATACAATGTTCATGGGCGAAAAGTTGATAACCTTGAAACCCAAAGAATTTGATTTGCTGGAGTTTCTGGCACGTCACCGAGGGCAGGTTTTAACTCGCGAAACTTTGTTAGAGCGAGTCTGGAATTATGATTATTCCGGCGGTACACGCACCGTGGATGTGCATATCCGTTGGATTCGAGAAAAAATTGAGATTGACCCATCAAAACCTCGTTATATCCATACCGTTTTCGGGGTGGGATATAAATTTGATCCCGAAACTAATAATAGTTTTGGTGAAAACGCAGGGGCTAAGTCTAGCTAG
- a CDS encoding sensor histidine kinase, translated as MDSLIVNIILMIGAGGLGILASALYFRGKARRKLKHISALLGRLSIDQLEYGIETTEIERDSELAEILEALKHVSGEVRAVILHISNERNTISALLENMSDGIISTDADGQVTLINEAARRLLAISNSMKVEGRSFMQVARDHELNALLKNTLEDGKERIQVLEVGPRRPQLQVKTARIDEELVGEKISSGLVVLQDLSELARLERVRRDFVANISHELRTPLASVKLMVETLDSIIVDDPDAAHDFLRRIENEVDGLTQLVRELLELSRIESGQIKLNLRAVDLRALAEITVERMQQQAVRRGLKLVNLSPPYEDAFPLALADPERLTQVIINLTHNAIKFTPVSGEITLNIDRFNENKLVASVSDTGVGIPPDDLTRVFERFYKVDKARTGNEAGTGLGLAISKHIVQAHGGDIWAESKFGSGSTFFFTIPIYNHS; from the coding sequence GTGGATTCGTTAATTGTAAATATTATCCTAATGATAGGCGCGGGTGGACTGGGGATTCTGGCTTCCGCTCTGTATTTTCGAGGTAAAGCACGCCGCAAGCTCAAGCATATTTCCGCGCTATTAGGGCGACTTTCAATAGACCAACTCGAATACGGAATTGAAACTACTGAAATCGAACGCGATTCGGAACTTGCTGAGATTCTGGAAGCGTTAAAACATGTATCGGGGGAAGTACGCGCGGTTATTTTACATATCAGCAATGAGCGTAACACCATATCGGCGCTTCTGGAAAATATGAGCGACGGTATTATAAGCACGGATGCGGATGGGCAGGTTACACTAATCAATGAGGCGGCACGGCGCTTGTTGGCGATCTCAAATAGCATGAAGGTAGAAGGTCGTTCTTTTATGCAGGTAGCACGTGACCACGAATTAAACGCCTTGCTAAAGAACACCCTTGAAGATGGTAAGGAACGAATTCAGGTGCTGGAGGTAGGCCCACGCCGCCCACAGCTTCAGGTTAAAACCGCACGTATTGATGAGGAATTAGTAGGAGAAAAAATCAGTTCCGGTCTGGTGGTGTTGCAAGACCTCAGCGAACTGGCACGGCTTGAGCGTGTCCGACGGGATTTCGTGGCGAATATCTCGCATGAATTACGTACTCCACTTGCCTCGGTTAAGCTCATGGTTGAAACTCTGGATTCGATAATTGTAGATGACCCCGATGCGGCTCACGATTTTCTGCGCCGGATTGAAAACGAGGTGGATGGCTTAACCCAACTGGTGAGGGAATTGCTAGAACTGAGTCGAATAGAGTCAGGTCAAATCAAATTAAATCTAAGAGCGGTTGATTTAAGGGCGTTGGCAGAAATCACAGTTGAGAGAATGCAACAACAGGCAGTACGACGTGGGCTGAAATTAGTCAATCTCTCGCCTCCTTATGAGGATGCCTTCCCACTGGCGCTAGCAGACCCGGAACGTCTCACCCAAGTTATAATTAACCTGACGCACAATGCCATAAAGTTCACCCCGGTGAGTGGGGAAATAACCCTAAATATTGATAGATTCAACGAGAATAAATTGGTTGCCAGTGTTAGCGATACCGGGGTCGGCATCCCACCTGATGATCTAACTAGGGTATTTGAGCGTTTCTATAAAGTGGATAAAGCGCGAACGGGAAATGAAGCGGGAACGGGTTTAGGGCTGGCAATTTCCAAACATATAGTTCAGGCACATGGCGGCGACATCTGGGCGGAAAGCAAATTTGGAAGCGGCTCTACTTTCTTCTTCACTATACCCATTTATAACCACAGTTAA
- the phoU gene encoding phosphate signaling complex protein PhoU translates to MARETFQRNLRQLQDQILELGSMVEKALHQAITALKYDDVNLAAQVIKNDVALNMLRYKVEEDALGLIASQQPVAHDLRIIAAALFIAVELERMGDHAKGIARISQLMNTNDFTKVMVTIGTMAEKCGQMLHTALDCYVQEDYKTAAQLPNRDDEVDALFDEVFRELIATINADSSKGSNVTYLIWAAHNLERIADRTVNICERVIFTATGKLFEEEVHAHEELPILASALLELEN, encoded by the coding sequence ATGGCCAGAGAAACCTTTCAACGCAACCTACGGCAATTACAAGACCAAATTCTTGAATTGGGTAGTATGGTTGAGAAAGCGTTACACCAAGCGATTACCGCCTTAAAATACGATGATGTTAACCTAGCGGCACAAGTAATCAAAAATGATGTAGCGCTCAATATGTTGCGCTATAAAGTAGAGGAAGATGCGCTAGGTTTGATCGCCAGTCAGCAACCGGTAGCCCATGACCTGCGCATTATCGCTGCCGCGCTCTTTATTGCCGTAGAATTGGAGCGGATGGGAGATCATGCTAAAGGAATTGCACGCATTAGCCAGTTAATGAATACCAATGATTTTACTAAAGTCATGGTTACTATCGGCACAATGGCTGAAAAATGCGGTCAAATGTTGCATACCGCATTAGATTGCTACGTGCAGGAAGACTATAAAACCGCAGCGCAATTGCCTAACCGTGATGATGAGGTAGATGCTCTTTTTGACGAAGTTTTTCGCGAGTTGATAGCTACAATCAATGCGGACTCCTCCAAAGGTAGTAATGTCACCTATTTGATATGGGCAGCCCACAACCTTGAACGTATCGCGGATCGCACCGTGAACATTTGCGAACGGGTTATTTTTACGGCAACCGGCAAATTATTCGAAGAGGAAGTTCACGCTCATGAAGAACTGCCGATACTTGCCAGCGCGTTACTTGAGTTAGAAAACTAA
- the rpsF gene encoding 30S ribosomal protein S6, with protein MHDYELMYILNFENGEESIPALIEKVNNMITRYGGEITETNQSAPWGRRRLAYLIGKHQEGYYVLSNLKMDPAQVLELEHDMRISEDILRHLIIKLEVAKK; from the coding sequence TTGCACGACTACGAATTAATGTATATCCTCAATTTTGAAAACGGCGAAGAAAGTATCCCTGCCCTTATCGAAAAAGTTAATAACATGATTACGCGCTACGGTGGTGAGATTACTGAAACAAATCAAAGCGCGCCATGGGGCAGACGAAGACTGGCTTATCTAATCGGTAAGCATCAGGAAGGCTACTACGTTTTATCCAATCTGAAGATGGATCCGGCTCAAGTTCTAGAGTTGGAGCATGATATGCGTATATCCGAAGATATACTCCGTCACTTGATTATTAAACTGGAAGTGGCCAAAAAGTAA